The following are encoded together in the Echeneis naucrates chromosome 9, fEcheNa1.1, whole genome shotgun sequence genome:
- the tspan36 gene encoding tetraspanin 36, with amino-acid sequence MDCGIFTSKTILLFLSLIFWAAGAVLAYVGAYVIKSYDNFDSFIQDKYTLIPAAIIIGISIVMFFFGLLGCCATIRESKFGLSFFFLIIMAVFAAEVVALVFSFIYRGRISGDLERSMNATFANYDGQSTEAKGVDYLQQQLQCCGLYNYSSWSTTTWFTSHNKTVPLSCCKNSTAQCTGRWDQPNLLNVEGCELKLLHLLEDVWGYAMLVILGFAIIKFFGMLSVCVITCKTGTRRSGYQPLYA; translated from the exons GCTGCAGGAGCAGTGTTGGCCTACGTAGGAGCCTATGTGATCAAGAGCTATGACAACTTTGACAGCTTCATTCAGGACAAGTACACGCTGATACCAGCAGCCATCATCATCGGCATCAGCATTGTCATGTTCTTTTTTGGTCTGTTGGGATGCTGCGCCACAATCCGGGAGTCCAAATTTGGCCTCAGcttt ttcTTCCTGATCATCATGGCGGTCTTTGCAGCTGAAGTAGTTGCTTTGGTGTTCAGCTTCATCTACCGAGGCAGG ATAAGTGGAGACCTGGAGCGCTCTATGAATGCCACCTTTGCAAATTATGATGGACAGAGCACAGAGGCCAAAGGTGTGGActatctgcagcagcag CTGCAGTGCTGTGGACTATATAATTACTCTAGCTGGTCCACCACCACCTGGTTTACCAGCCACAACAAAACTGTGCCTCTGTCTTGCTGTAAAAACAGCACTGCACAGTGCACAGGCAGATGGGACCAACCAAACCTGCTCAACGTAGAG GGTTGCGAGCTCAAGCTGCTGCACCTCCTGGAGGATGTGTGGGGCTATGCCATGCTGGTCATTCTGGGCTTTGCAATCATCAAG TTCTTTGGGATGCTGAGTGTATGTGTGATCACCTGTAAAACTGGCACCCGGAGGAGCGGCTACCAGCCACTCTATGCTTGA